A region of uncultured Desulfobacter sp. DNA encodes the following proteins:
- the tesB gene encoding acyl-CoA thioesterase II, whose translation MTKEISQNILKELLGLLSLEQIEEDIFRGQSQDLGYGNVFGGQVLGQALSAASRTVPDNLGAHSLHGYFIRAGDASCPIVYMVERTRDGHSFTTRRVKAVQKGRTIFSMSASFHKFEQGFEHQDPMPDVPGPEGLESDYDMIERYAKKIPEDIAKKLLYQKPIELRVVNPVDPFHPAPMPPDKYVWLRTTGPLPDDVAIHRYMLAYASDFHLVPTALYPHAKTFWSGDMQVASLDHCIWFHRDFRMDDWLLHVIHSPSAARARGLNFGSIYTRDGKLVASVAQEGLIRRLDKNLDKNLDKKLGRL comes from the coding sequence ATGACAAAGGAAATCTCCCAAAACATACTTAAAGAGCTTTTAGGGCTGCTCAGCCTGGAACAGATTGAAGAGGACATCTTTCGGGGTCAAAGCCAGGATTTGGGATACGGCAACGTATTCGGAGGACAGGTCCTGGGCCAGGCATTGTCGGCGGCATCCCGTACAGTACCCGATAATCTTGGTGCCCACAGTCTCCACGGATATTTCATCCGGGCCGGGGATGCCTCCTGCCCCATTGTATATATGGTGGAGCGCACCCGGGACGGTCACTCCTTCACCACCCGGCGGGTCAAGGCCGTACAGAAGGGGCGGACCATCTTTTCCATGTCAGCCTCATTTCACAAATTCGAACAAGGGTTTGAACACCAGGACCCCATGCCGGATGTTCCGGGCCCTGAGGGCCTGGAAAGTGATTACGACATGATTGAGCGTTATGCCAAAAAGATCCCTGAAGATATCGCAAAAAAACTGCTGTATCAAAAGCCCATTGAATTGCGGGTCGTAAATCCGGTAGACCCCTTTCATCCCGCACCCATGCCGCCGGACAAATATGTCTGGCTCAGGACCACTGGTCCTTTGCCCGACGATGTCGCCATCCACAGGTACATGCTGGCCTATGCCTCGGATTTTCACCTGGTCCCCACAGCCCTTTACCCCCATGCCAAAACTTTCTGGTCCGGGGACATGCAGGTGGCAAGCCTGGACCACTGCATCTGGTTCCACAGGGACTTCAGAATGGACGACTGGCTGCTCCATGTGATCCACAGTCCCAGCGCAGCGAGGGCCCGGGGGCTCAACTTTGGTTCCATCTACACCCGGGACGGCAAACTTGTGGCCAGCGTGGCCCAGGAAGGCCTTATCAGAAGGCTGGACAAGAACCTGGATAAAAACCTGGATAAAAAATTGGGCCGCCTGTGA
- the arfB gene encoding alternative ribosome rescue aminoacyl-tRNA hydrolase ArfB, with protein sequence MNLKISEHISIPDDSLEFYPIRSRGPGGQNVNKVSSGVHIRFDIHASDLPDEVKAKLLSLNDRRITRQGVIVIKSMAFRSAVKNRESGLERLAELIRSAVRPVKKRKPTRPTRASADRRLDSKNRHSRIKALRKKIDI encoded by the coding sequence GTGAATTTGAAAATATCCGAGCACATATCCATACCGGATGACAGCCTTGAGTTTTACCCCATTCGGTCCCGGGGACCCGGGGGCCAGAATGTGAACAAGGTCTCGTCAGGTGTCCATATCCGTTTTGATATCCATGCCTCGGATCTTCCGGACGAGGTTAAGGCAAAGCTATTGTCCCTCAACGACAGGCGCATCACCCGGCAGGGGGTTATCGTGATAAAGTCCATGGCTTTCAGGAGCGCTGTGAAAAACCGTGAGAGCGGATTGGAACGGCTTGCAGAATTGATCAGAAGTGCTGTCCGGCCTGTGAAAAAAAGAAAACCCACCCGGCCCACCCGGGCATCAGCAGACAGACGTCTTGATTCGAAAAACAGGCATAGCAGAATAAAAGCTCTAAGAAAAAAGATAGATATATAA
- a CDS encoding methyltransferase domain-containing protein, which produces MYQGNYIMDSAEEILRLDMKTDLAVLEKQVGWAGLSPGMAVGDMGCGPGKTTMHLGYLTGPSGTVTGVDIAPDRLAWARSHYLAPGISYVQADLRQPPDILGPFDFIFLRFVLEFYSQDAFDMVQKLSCLLKPGGIFCIVDLDHNCLNHYGIDPRLEGAIQGVMESLGRKTGFDPRAGRKLYAHLFDLGFEDIAVKVSGHHMIYGDITDSEAFNWAKKIEAAAKHSSYAFDGFEDGFEGFKAAAASFFTDPRRFTYTPIICCKGRKPK; this is translated from the coding sequence ATGTACCAAGGCAATTACATCATGGACAGCGCGGAGGAGATCCTTCGTCTGGACATGAAAACTGATCTGGCTGTTCTTGAAAAACAGGTAGGCTGGGCCGGACTTTCCCCCGGCATGGCTGTGGGAGACATGGGGTGCGGCCCGGGCAAAACAACCATGCATCTGGGGTATCTGACAGGCCCGTCCGGCACTGTCACCGGGGTGGATATCGCCCCGGACAGGCTTGCCTGGGCCAGAAGCCACTACCTTGCGCCTGGCATATCCTATGTCCAGGCTGATTTAAGGCAGCCCCCCGACATCTTAGGGCCCTTTGATTTTATCTTTCTTCGGTTTGTTCTGGAGTTCTACAGCCAAGACGCCTTTGACATGGTGCAGAAATTGTCCTGCCTGCTCAAACCGGGGGGGATTTTCTGCATCGTGGATCTGGACCACAACTGCCTGAACCATTACGGCATTGATCCCAGACTGGAAGGCGCCATCCAAGGAGTTATGGAGAGCCTTGGGAGGAAAACGGGTTTTGATCCCCGGGCGGGACGCAAACTGTATGCCCACCTCTTTGATCTGGGGTTCGAGGATATCGCCGTCAAGGTATCAGGTCACCATATGATCTACGGCGACATCACCGACAGTGAAGCCTTTAACTGGGCCAAAAAGATCGAAGCTGCAGCCAAACATTCAAGCTACGCCTTTGATGGGTTTGAGGATGGGTTTGAGGGCTTCAAAGCCGCCGCCGCCAGTTTTTTTACAGACCCGCGCCGTTTTACCTATACGCCGATCATCTGCTGCAAAGGGAGGAAACCCAAATGA
- a CDS encoding phosphatidylserine decarboxylase, whose product MKHQYIDRKTRQVRTETLKADPVINAIYSPIRENASFLFHLMISARMSSLIGAVSYDLPFFKPPDDIKSFLTAHGIDLGEVEGDPAELDTLRKIFERKIRYEQLRPMPDRNDSVVSPADSRLLVGSFSEQAALFIKGKFFDFNELIGRDKSRWLDAFDQGSFAVTRLTPDKYHYNHTPVAGTVLDIYEIDGHFHSCNPGAVVRQVTPYSKNRRVVTIIDTDVPGGTGCGLVCMVEVVAMMIGKIVQCYSKKGYESPRDVVPGLFMEKGCPKSLYRPGSSTTIVIFQKQRICFSKDILENQVRTDVSSRFCEGFGRPLVETDVTVRSCIGHACSCDEEIVILGDL is encoded by the coding sequence ATGAAACATCAATATATAGACCGCAAAACCAGACAGGTCAGAACGGAAACCCTTAAAGCAGATCCCGTTATCAATGCAATCTATTCGCCGATCCGCGAAAATGCATCCTTTTTGTTCCATCTGATGATTTCGGCCCGGATGTCCAGCCTCATCGGGGCTGTTTCCTATGATCTGCCTTTTTTCAAACCCCCGGATGATATCAAGAGCTTTCTAACCGCCCATGGTATTGATTTAGGTGAAGTGGAGGGTGATCCTGCAGAACTTGATACTCTTCGCAAAATTTTTGAACGCAAAATCCGCTACGAACAGCTTCGTCCCATGCCGGATCGTAACGATAGCGTGGTATCTCCGGCAGATTCGCGTCTTCTGGTGGGATCATTTTCGGAACAGGCTGCCTTGTTCATAAAAGGCAAGTTCTTTGATTTCAATGAGCTGATAGGCCGGGATAAATCCCGGTGGCTTGACGCCTTTGACCAGGGCAGCTTTGCCGTGACCCGGCTCACCCCTGACAAATATCATTATAACCATACGCCCGTGGCGGGAACGGTGCTGGATATTTATGAAATAGACGGGCATTTTCACTCCTGCAACCCCGGAGCTGTGGTGCGGCAGGTGACACCCTATTCCAAAAACCGGCGGGTGGTCACCATCATTGATACCGATGTGCCCGGCGGCACCGGATGCGGGCTTGTGTGCATGGTGGAAGTGGTGGCCATGATGATCGGAAAAATTGTCCAGTGCTACAGTAAAAAAGGATATGAAAGTCCCAGGGACGTGGTGCCCGGGCTTTTTATGGAAAAGGGGTGCCCCAAAAGCCTGTATCGACCGGGCTCCTCCACAACCATTGTAATATTTCAAAAACAGCGCATCTGTTTTTCAAAAGACATTTTGGAGAATCAGGTTCGCACCGATGTGAGCAGCCGTTTTTGTGAAGGGTTTGGCAGACCACTTGTGGAAACCGACGTCACCGTTCGTTCATGTATCGGTCATGCCTGCTCCTGTGATGAAGAAATAGTAATTTTGGGAGATCTGTAA
- a CDS encoding fumarylacetoacetate hydrolase family protein, producing MSYQHVFNDGSVCDLPVGKVVCVGRNYVDHIKELDNPMPTEPILFIKPATSLQPISQPIVIPDFTTDCHNETELSVLIGKKISKAGREEVKDAVAGYGVALDLTLRDIQAQLKKKGLPWEKAKAFDGSCPISPFIGPDALANPQDTQLKLVVNGAVRQNESTRLMINPIFDLIAYMTGFFTLLPGDIVLTGTPAGVAGLKSGDRLELTLDGRFDFSTSVA from the coding sequence ATGAGCTATCAGCATGTGTTTAACGACGGGTCCGTATGTGACCTGCCGGTGGGAAAGGTGGTTTGCGTCGGCCGCAATTATGTGGATCATATCAAAGAACTGGATAATCCCATGCCAACGGAGCCCATATTGTTTATCAAACCGGCAACATCGCTGCAGCCCATCAGCCAGCCCATTGTGATCCCTGATTTCACCACGGACTGCCATAATGAGACGGAGCTTTCAGTGTTGATCGGTAAAAAGATCAGCAAAGCAGGCCGGGAAGAGGTGAAGGACGCTGTGGCGGGGTATGGAGTAGCATTGGATTTGACCCTGCGGGATATCCAGGCACAGCTCAAGAAAAAAGGGTTGCCCTGGGAAAAGGCAAAAGCCTTTGACGGTTCCTGCCCGATTTCACCCTTTATTGGACCTGACGCTCTTGCCAACCCCCAGGATACACAACTGAAACTGGTGGTGAATGGAGCGGTGCGCCAGAATGAGAGTACCCGGCTGATGATTAACCCCATCTTTGATCTGATTGCCTATATGACGGGCTTTTTTACTTTGTTGCCCGGAGATATCGTACTCACCGGAACCCCGGCCGGTGTGGCGGGTCTGAAATCAGGTGACAGGCTTGAGTTGACCCTTGACGGTCGTTTTGACTTCAGTACATCTGTGGCCTGA
- a CDS encoding alpha/beta hydrolase, producing the protein MKQQNVSGSTFLCNEYPVNPDKTTLVFIHGAGQSATFWEQQFKGLGKICNVIALDLPGHGQSQKNGLARVSDYAAQVSDFLNQARLPSYVLCGLSLGGAVTLELLLQNNTGAAAGIIINSGAKLRVMPKIFDVIRKDYTRYVAASLAVTISKNTPAEKVRHLFDEMALLDPEIIYDDFIACDNFDVREKLGNIHLPVLVLTATDDRLTPEKFGVFLCEKIPGARHVSIAQAGHLSPVEKPDEVNSAIISFLKGLGVI; encoded by the coding sequence GTGAAACAGCAGAATGTAAGCGGAAGCACATTTCTTTGCAATGAGTACCCTGTCAACCCGGACAAAACAACCCTGGTTTTCATCCACGGCGCCGGGCAGTCAGCAACGTTCTGGGAACAACAGTTCAAAGGGCTTGGTAAAATTTGCAATGTCATCGCGCTGGATCTGCCCGGACACGGCCAAAGTCAAAAAAACGGACTGGCACGCGTCAGTGATTATGCGGCCCAGGTATCCGATTTCCTGAATCAGGCCCGGCTGCCGTCATACGTGTTATGCGGCTTAAGCCTTGGCGGGGCTGTCACCCTGGAGCTGCTTTTGCAAAACAATACCGGAGCCGCGGCCGGCATCATTATCAATTCAGGGGCAAAACTTAGGGTCATGCCCAAAATTTTTGATGTGATACGAAAGGATTACACCAGATATGTTGCCGCATCTTTGGCCGTTACGATTTCAAAAAACACCCCGGCAGAAAAGGTCAGACATCTGTTTGATGAAATGGCCCTGCTTGATCCTGAAATCATTTATGATGATTTTATTGCCTGTGACAATTTTGACGTCAGGGAAAAGCTTGGCAATATTCACCTGCCTGTTCTGGTCCTGACCGCGACCGACGACAGACTCACCCCTGAAAAATTCGGTGTTTTTCTCTGTGAAAAAATACCCGGGGCACGACATGTGTCCATTGCCCAGGCCGGACATCTGTCCCCTGTGGAAAAGCCGGATGAGGTCAACAGCGCCATCATCAGTTTTCTCAAGGGGTTGGGCGTAATTTAG
- a CDS encoding ATP-binding protein, translated as MEADSSNTHKELYNSLILDTYVRLIKDKYPDIEIQDLMDYAGIENYEIGDYSVWFTQKQVNYFHERLSTLTDNMKIAWEAGRYAANPKCMGEMRGMVFSAGGIRRAYEMIGKYARHLNRSSSYTTRVISSNKVELVVSPHDGVQEGAFQCQNRLGNLRGIADVFSHKDVAISHPECIFKGGRVCRYEVSWRDTASSVFAPLSWVSLFVTIIIFAVSQSLTDVSVPQGAGLVSLLVTFGLGWANQMAKARVLQQSLNGIYTTKEELLSQIEINAENSRVIIDIGQALGMEGTDTQLFERAARIAGSHMKYDLVMIMIANEEKTVLSYGGGYGFTEAEKQQVAQYSISLDDPSQGVFYEAFRHDETILVNDMEWLKNKSTTRSFQLADLVRPFSFIASPIDVNAEPIGLLIVGNNITPELLDRNDKHLIMGVAQQIGTLYRRQKYEKQQAELKNQIVQLQKMETLGVLAGGIAHDFNNILLPILGYTDLSLAICSDGEQIQEYLIRIKKAVVRAQELVGQILAFSRQGKKELIRCHPGPIVKEALKLLGASVPEIIKIESQIPETLAPIMADPTQIHQLVMNLCTNAYHAMSETGGVIRVRLDQVLIKARPLVDVRRMLAGNYLHLQVEDTGHGMTKEVMDNIFEPYFTTKKVGKGTGLGLSIVQKIVTHLKGYVFVDSRQGRGSCFDVYLPQQDEV; from the coding sequence ATGGAAGCTGATTCGAGCAATACCCACAAAGAGTTATACAACAGCCTGATCCTTGATACATATGTAAGGCTGATAAAGGATAAGTATCCTGATATTGAGATTCAGGATCTCATGGACTATGCCGGGATTGAAAATTATGAGATCGGGGATTATTCCGTATGGTTCACCCAGAAACAGGTCAATTATTTTCATGAGCGTTTGAGCACGCTCACCGATAATATGAAAATCGCCTGGGAAGCCGGACGCTATGCCGCCAATCCCAAATGCATGGGAGAGATGCGAGGCATGGTTTTTTCTGCGGGCGGGATAAGGCGAGCTTATGAAATGATCGGAAAATATGCCCGTCACCTGAACCGGTCATCCAGCTATACCACGAGAGTGATTTCCAGTAATAAAGTTGAACTTGTCGTGTCACCCCATGACGGGGTTCAGGAGGGTGCTTTCCAGTGCCAAAACCGGCTGGGAAATCTGCGGGGCATTGCCGATGTGTTTTCCCATAAAGATGTTGCCATTTCCCATCCCGAGTGCATATTCAAGGGTGGCCGGGTGTGCCGGTATGAGGTCAGCTGGCGGGATACAGCTTCTTCAGTTTTTGCGCCCTTATCCTGGGTTTCGCTTTTTGTTACAATCATCATTTTTGCTGTGTCCCAATCTTTGACCGACGTATCTGTACCCCAAGGTGCCGGGCTTGTGTCCCTGCTGGTGACCTTCGGGCTGGGCTGGGCCAACCAGATGGCCAAGGCCAGGGTACTGCAGCAATCCTTGAACGGAATATACACCACCAAGGAGGAGTTGCTCAGCCAAATTGAAATCAATGCAGAAAACTCAAGGGTTATTATCGATATTGGACAGGCCCTGGGCATGGAGGGTACCGACACCCAACTTTTTGAACGGGCCGCCCGAATCGCCGGCAGCCATATGAAATATGACCTGGTGATGATCATGATCGCCAATGAAGAAAAAACCGTACTCTCCTATGGCGGGGGGTATGGCTTTACCGAGGCGGAAAAACAGCAGGTCGCACAATACAGCATTTCCCTGGATGACCCGTCCCAGGGGGTGTTTTACGAGGCGTTCCGGCATGATGAAACCATACTGGTCAATGATATGGAGTGGCTGAAAAATAAATCCACCACCAGAAGTTTTCAACTGGCCGATCTGGTCCGGCCCTTTTCCTTCATTGCCAGTCCCATTGATGTGAACGCGGAACCCATCGGTCTACTCATCGTCGGCAACAATATCACCCCGGAACTTCTGGATAGAAATGACAAGCATCTGATCATGGGGGTAGCCCAGCAGATCGGCACTCTTTACCGGCGGCAGAAATATGAAAAGCAGCAGGCCGAGCTAAAGAATCAGATTGTGCAGCTTCAGAAAATGGAGACCCTCGGGGTATTGGCAGGCGGCATTGCCCATGATTTTAATAATATTTTGCTGCCCATCCTGGGGTATACGGACTTAAGCCTTGCCATATGCTCCGACGGTGAGCAGATTCAGGAATATCTGATCCGAATCAAGAAAGCAGTTGTGCGGGCCCAGGAACTGGTGGGGCAGATCCTGGCATTCAGCCGCCAGGGCAAAAAGGAGCTTATTCGCTGCCATCCCGGCCCCATTGTAAAGGAAGCCCTGAAACTGCTTGGTGCCTCGGTGCCCGAAATCATAAAGATAGAGTCCCAGATCCCGGAAACACTTGCGCCGATCATGGCTGATCCCACCCAGATCCATCAGCTTGTCATGAATCTTTGCACCAATGCATATCATGCCATGTCTGAAACAGGCGGTGTTATCAGGGTTCGTCTGGATCAGGTCCTTATTAAGGCAAGACCGTTGGTGGATGTGCGCCGGATGCTTGCCGGAAATTATCTTCACCTGCAGGTGGAGGATACCGGCCACGGTATGACCAAAGAGGTGATGGACAATATTTTTGAACCCTATTTTACCACCAAGAAGGTGGGAAAGGGTACCGGTCTCGGGCTTTCCATCGTACAGAAAATTGTGACCCATCTTAAAGGATATGTTTTTGTGGACAGCAGGCAGGGCCGGGGAAGCTGTTTTGATGTTTACCTGCCCCAGCAGGACGAGGTCTAA
- a CDS encoding prolipoprotein diacylglyceryl transferase family protein, which translates to MAAVFFVVALALLMGIVLKWGFKTLPQEKWQMVAAFPLEKLDQGQWRGLNLTWYGLLSANAYTFGVIMVVILAASAGVPISVLVLLTVLMLAVTIPSSKIIARIVEKKKGTLTVGGAVFAGVITAPWIIMLLNATLGTAFNFHVPVAVMMAVLSIGYTFGESLGRLACLSFGCCYGKPLSQCSEYTRKMFENFNVVFTGDTKKAAYASNLAGEALIPIQIITAVIYAVSGLAGTLLFLKGFAGTALVETLVVTQVWRVVSEFFRADFRGERKFSMYQIMALSAIVYTIALLAFFPDPEVVVSLDKGFKALWHPGMILFFQGVWVISFLHAGRSSVTASKICFHVVKENI; encoded by the coding sequence ATGGCTGCCGTTTTTTTTGTTGTTGCACTGGCTCTGTTGATGGGTATCGTACTCAAATGGGGATTTAAAACCTTGCCCCAGGAAAAATGGCAGATGGTGGCGGCGTTTCCTTTGGAAAAGCTGGACCAGGGCCAGTGGCGGGGATTGAATCTGACATGGTACGGGCTTTTGTCCGCCAATGCCTACACCTTTGGGGTCATTATGGTCGTAATTCTGGCGGCATCGGCCGGGGTGCCCATTTCTGTTCTGGTGCTTCTGACTGTTCTGATGCTGGCCGTGACCATACCTTCCTCTAAAATCATTGCCCGGATTGTGGAAAAGAAGAAAGGCACCTTAACCGTTGGCGGGGCGGTATTTGCCGGTGTGATCACCGCACCCTGGATCATCATGCTTCTCAATGCCACCCTGGGTACGGCCTTTAACTTTCATGTTCCCGTTGCTGTGATGATGGCGGTCTTAAGTATCGGGTATACCTTTGGAGAGTCTTTGGGGCGTCTTGCCTGTTTAAGCTTTGGATGCTGTTATGGCAAGCCGTTGAGCCAGTGTTCCGAATACACCCGTAAGATGTTTGAAAATTTCAATGTGGTTTTCACAGGCGATACCAAAAAGGCCGCCTATGCGTCGAATCTGGCCGGTGAGGCCCTGATTCCCATCCAGATCATTACCGCTGTAATTTATGCCGTATCCGGTCTTGCCGGCACCCTGCTGTTTCTCAAGGGCTTTGCCGGAACCGCCCTTGTGGAGACTTTGGTGGTCACCCAGGTGTGGCGGGTGGTGTCCGAGTTTTTCCGGGCAGACTTCAGGGGCGAGCGTAAATTTTCCATGTACCAGATCATGGCGCTGTCCGCCATTGTGTACACCATTGCCCTGCTGGCCTTTTTCCCTGATCCCGAAGTGGTCGTTTCCCTGGATAAAGGATTTAAAGCCCTGTGGCATCCGGGCATGATTCTTTTTTTCCAGGGCGTCTGGGTCATCTCCTTTCTTCATGCGGGACGAAGCTCTGTTACGGCATCGAAAATTTGCTTTCATGTGGTGAAGGAAAATATATAG